CGGCCTTCAGCAATAAGACCTGCTGGGGGCTTGTTAAATTCACGCTGTGCCTCTAAAAGTGCTTTTCTAACTTGAGAGTATGCAGATATCCGACTAGCAATTTTTGCAGTTTCATCATTATTGATTTGTGCTGTGACATTTACATCATCAATAAAAACTTGGGTGCCATACATGTCAGCATGAATACGAAAGCCTTGGTAATGAGCAAGGCTTGCAACTAAAACTTCATCGGTGATGTCGATTTTTTTGATTTTACAAAGCTCTGCTAAACCCCTGTAAAAAGAACCTGTTGTGAGAAAAGTCATGTTGAGTCGTCGAGCGAGTTTTCCACTCACTGTCGACTTGCCGCTTCCTGCCGGCCCGTCTATGGTAATCACAAATGCTCCCCCAAATTTTCGATTCATGTAACGTCGCTTTACCTTGTCATCTGTAGTATTTGAATCCATAATCTGATCTAATGGAGCCGTAGAGTCAAGCTTATGTCATGGCAATGTGCTGCCCATATTCGAGAAATGTTTGTCGACTTTGCCGCAAGTGATGGCAAGCGCGCATTTCTATATCGAACACTCAATAGAAAAGACCAGCTTCTCATTGGCCTTATTGAAGCCCTTTCTCTTTTGCCAAAAGAATTTAAACCTGAAAACACAGATTTATTTCTGGCTACAGATTTAGCAAAAGTTTCGCTACGCGAAAAATGGGGTGCAGCAACGGCACTCCTAACAACTGAAGGGTTTGAAAATCTTTTGGAAATTGGCACTCAAGAAAGACTTTCTTTATTTGGGCTTCAAGCAAAAAAAAATACTTCACTTGTGCCGCGCGATTTGGCTTTTGGCGTAACTGAAAGAACAAGTGCTGATGGTTCAATAGAAATTGAACTTGATGAAAAAGAAATTGAATTTGTAATTAGTAAACTTAAACTTACCGATACCAAATCAGTAGCCGTTTGTTTTTTGCATTCTAATATTAATCCAGCCCATGAAAAACAAGTAGGGAAAAAACTTACCGAAAATGGTTATAGCGTCATTTTATCACACCAATATGAAGGAAATGAACTCGACCGAGCCCTCGCTGCAACTGAAGCTGCATTTTTGATTCCGACACGTGATTAGTTTTTAGAAGATATTATTAAACTTGGGTTTAACAAAGATCGAATTCATATTAGAGAAAATATTCCGGCTCCGAAAAACTCACAAGCAGTTCACATTACTTTTTTAGAAGATCGTATTTGGCTAGAAAAAGTTACACCTCAAAAAACAAATCACTTCACACAGCTCTCCACTTCAGCTCTCAATCTTATTTCAAAAGATAACGGCGGCCTTATTCATGTGGGTCCAGAAAAAATCGATGGAGAACCAGGACCAGCTTGTTTTGGAAAAGGTTTAAATTTATCTTTAATGGATCTTCTCGCTTATGATCGAAAAATCATTTGTGAAGGTGTACCTCGAGCAAGAGTTGATATTAACCGGGTTACACGATTATTAGCACCACTAGCAAAACAACTTCGCATGCATCAAGACGACTGCGCCGCTCAGTATATAGATTTAGCCTGTTCACAATTAGCCTTAGAAATTGAGAACTATTTTAAAAAAGAAAAATTAGTTTTATCTCAAACTGATTTTATTTTTGAAGGATGGCTTGAGCCTTTATTTGCTCATCAATTGGCAAAATTATTAGGTATTTCTAATTGGAAAACGTCACAATTAAGCAATTGGTCAAATTGCCTAAGACTTTTTGAAAGTCCACTACCCCAAACTATTGAAATTCAACAGGGTGTTTTTCAATTGGGAGGAGCGACATGATTACGGATCCTTTTAAAACTGAAAAATTTCGCTACTCATGTAAAAGCATTTTAAATAAATTAGGTGAGTCTTTTAAGAATTTCTCTGAAGTAAATGTTGCCCTTCTTGATCATCGTGGAGATCTTATTGAAGTAACGGGGTCAAACCCTCTGCATTTTGCTTCTTTTGAATTTTGCAGCAAAGCCATTAAAAAATACATCACCCCAAAACATGGGGAAATACTTATTACCAATGATCCCTACAGTGGCAACACAAGACTTTGTGATCTATTTTTTATTCAAGGTGCATTTGGAAAATCTCAAGCCAATGACTTACGTTATTATTTAGTGCTCCAAGTTTCTGTACCTCAACTTTTAAATAAGAATTTAAAAACACTTTTCACAACCGTTGAAGACGAGGGTTATCGCATTCCACCAACGCCACTTGATGTTCAAGGATTAGTGAATCCGGCGTTACTAGATTACTTATGTCAATCGGGCATGAATCGCGATGAGCTGATGCAACTTATTGGTGAAGTAAAAATCAGACTTAAAGAAGCTACAGAACAAACCATTCAAATAGAAACAACAATAGGTTCAGATAAAGTATCAAAAATAATTACAGAACTTCGCACATACTCTGAAGATCGAATGCGCTCAGCGCTACTTGAAATCCCTGATGGTGAATATTTGGCCCATGATTATTTAGACAACGACGGCTATGACTCATCACCTATTCGCATTCAATGCCAACTCACCTGCCAAGGCCATAATATTTTACTAAGTTTTGCCGGAAGTTCGAAGCAAACCAAAGGCCCCATGAATCTAAATTATGCGACAACTCTAGGTGCATGTTTTTGGATTATTAGAAGTTTAGTTAAAGAAGATATCCCGGTAAATTCAGGGGCATTTAAAGCGTTTTCTATTGAAGCGCCTGAAGGTACTATCGTCAATGCACGCTACCCAGCCCCTATGCTTGGCGGATATTTTGAAACATCAAAGCGCATCGTAGATGTGATTATGAGTTGCTTAAGTAAAGCTCTTCCACTTGAAATTCCAGCTCTGAGTGGTGGCTCATCTAATGTGACGCTTATGAAATCAGGTGATCAACTTTTTGTTGATGCCATAG
The DNA window shown above is from Oligoflexia bacterium and carries:
- a CDS encoding hydantoinase/oxoprolinase N-terminal domain-containing protein, with protein sequence MSWQCAAHIREMFVDFAASDGKRAFLYRTLNRKDQLLIGLIEALSLLPKEFKPENTDLFLATDLAKVSLREKWGAATALLTTEGFENLLEIGTQERLSLFGLQAKKNTSLVPRDLAFGVTERTSADGSIEIELDEKEIEFVISKLKLTDTKSVAVCFLHSNINPAHEKQVGKKLTENGYSVILSHQYEGNELDRALAATEAAFLIPTRD
- a CDS encoding hydantoinase B/oxoprolinase family protein, with the translated sequence MITDPFKTEKFRYSCKSILNKLGESFKNFSEVNVALLDHRGDLIEVTGSNPLHFASFEFCSKAIKKYITPKHGEILITNDPYSGNTRLCDLFFIQGAFGKSQANDLRYYLVLQVSVPQLLNKNLKTLFTTVEDEGYRIPPTPLDVQGLVNPALLDYLCQSGMNRDELMQLIGEVKIRLKEATEQTIQIETTIGSDKVSKIITELRTYSEDRMRSALLEIPDGEYLAHDYLDNDGYDSSPIRIQCQLTCQGHNILLSFAGSSKQTKGPMNLNYATTLGACFWIIRSLVKEDIPVNSGAFKAFSIEAPEGTIVNARYPAPMLGGYFETSKRIVDVIMSCLSKALPLEIPALSGGSSNVTLMKSGDQLFVDAIGCGVGASRDHQGSDCIQTNLHNTSLTSIEVLEKTYPLQVTHCSIRDSSGATGKKSGGNGITRGYKFLKPTTLMLLSDRRHYKPHSLFGGVSGLPGENVVIKSGEKKKIHNEKKVIEMNPGDTLIINTPGGGAWGKEEIQVEN
- a CDS encoding hydantoinase/oxoprolinase family protein, with amino-acid sequence MSKDNGGLIHVGPEKIDGEPGPACFGKGLNLSLMDLLAYDRKIICEGVPRARVDINRVTRLLAPLAKQLRMHQDDCAAQYIDLACSQLALEIENYFKKEKLVLSQTDFIFEGWLEPLFAHQLAKLLGISNWKTSQLSNWSNCLRLFESPLPQTIEIQQGVFQLGGAT
- the cmk gene encoding (d)CMP kinase: MDSNTTDDKVKRRYMNRKFGGAFVITIDGPAGSGKSTVSGKLARRLNMTFLTTGSFYRGLAELCKIKKIDITDEVLVASLAHYQGFRIHADMYGTQVFIDDVNVTAQINNDETAKIASRISAYSQVRKALLEAQREFNKPPAGLIAEGRDCGTVVFPDADVKIFLTASLDMRAQRRSSEYKSTSEELIKNIAQRDEADSQRKVAPMAKAHDAIEIDTSTLSIDEVVDKIVKVVESKKSQ